In the Nocardioides marmotae genome, GAGGAGGATCGTGGGCGGCGTGTGGGGGGCGCGGTCAGCGCCGGGTCTTCGGGTCCATCGCGTCGCGGATGGCGTCACCGAGCAGGTTGAGGGAGAGGACCAGCAGCACGATGCCGAGCAGCGGCTCCCAGAGGTAGAGCGCGTACTTGTCGAACCACGGCACCGCGTCGGAGACCGTCTGGCCCCACGAGGCGCCCGAGGTGACACCGATGCCGAGGAACGCCAGGCCGGCCTCGAGGGCGACGAACGCCGGCAGCGTCAGCGAGACGCTCACGACGATGGGCGCGGCGAGGTTCGGCAGCAGCTCCTTGATCAGGATGCGGTGGGTCGGCATGCCGATCACCCGCGCGGCCTGGATGAACTCCCGCTCGCGCAGCGAGAGGACCTCACCGCGGACCAGGCGGGCCAGGCCCATCCACCCGAAGATCGCCAGGATCGCGATGAGCGACCACCGCTGGATCGTCGGGTAGTTCTCCGAGAGCGCGAACCGGTCGTTGATGATCGGCGCGATCGTCAGGGCGGCGAGCAGGAACGGCACCGTCAGGAAGAAGTCGATGACGAACGAGAGGACCTTGTCCACGATGCCGCCGAGGAAGCCGGCGAGCAGACCCGTGACCACGCCGACGATCGAGGCCACGAGCGTCGCGCTGCCCGCGATGATCAGCGAGGTGCGCGCTCCGTAGAGCCAGTGCGCGAGGTTGTCCGCGCCCGTCTGCGGCGCGATCCCGAACGGGTGCTCGGGGTCGAAGCCGTGGTTCGGCGGGCCGACCTTCGGCAGCTGGGTGGAGAAGTCGAGGACCTGGCTGGGACGACCCGGGTCGAGGGAGACGCCGAACATGTCGGCGATCACCCCCGCGAAGACCGCGATGAGCACGAAGAACAGCGCCACGATCCCGCAGACCACGGCGACCTTGTCCTTCAGCAGCCGACCGAACGCGATCTGCATCGGCGACTTGCCGGCGATCGCCTTGGCTTCCTTCGACGTCGGGTCCGGGGCGGGGGGCTCCTCGCTCAGGTGTCCGAGGGTCTCGGGACCGGCCGTCTGTGCCGACATGCTCACCTCAATGTGGTCCAGGGCCGGGAGAATCCCGACCCGCGCTCTGGTGCGCGCCGGGCGTGACTCTATGTGACGTGCCACGGCGTCGCGATCACTCGCGAGTAACGATCTGGTCTCGACCCTCGGACAGGGTCGTCCGGCGGTTCAGGCCGGGTCCGCAACATCCTTCGCCGGCTCGGCGTCGACACCGGCTTCCTTGCGCTGGGCAGGGGTGATGGGTGCGGGCGCGGCCGTGAGCGGGTCGAACCCGCCACCGGACTTCGGGAAGGCGATGACGTCGCGGATCGAGTCCGCACCGGCGAGGATCGCGCAGATGCGGTCCATGCCCACGGCGATGCCGCCGTGCGGGGGCGCGCCGTACTTGAAGGCGTCGAGGAGGAAGCCGAACTTCTCCTGCGCCTCCTCCTCGCCGATGCCCATCACCGAGAAGACGCGCTTCTGGACGTCCTCGCGGTGGATCCGGATCGACCCGCCGCCGAGCTCGCTGCCGTTGCAGACGATGTCGTAGGCGTAGGCCAGCGCCGCGCCGGGGTTCTCCTCGAGGGTGTCGAGGTACTCCGGCTTGGGGCTGGTGAAGGCGTGGTGCACCGCGGTCCAGGCGCCGGCGCCGACGGCGACGTCGCCGCTGGCGACCGCCTCGCTGGCGGGCTCGAAGAGCGGCGCGTCGACGACCCAGGTGAAGGCGAACGCCGAGGTGTCGATCAGCCCGCAGCGGCGGCCGATCTCCAGGCGCGCCGCGCCGAGGAGGGCGCGGCTGGACTTGGTGGCACCGGCGGCGAAGAAGATGCAGTCGCCCGGCTGGGCGCCGACGTGCGCGGCGAGGCCGGCCTTCTCCTCCTCGGTGAGGTTCTTGGCGACGGGGCCGCCGAGGGTGCCGTCCTCCTGGACGAGCACGTAGGCCAGCCCGCGGGCGCCGCGCTGCTTGGCCCACTCCTGCCAGGCGTCGAGCTGCTTGCGGGGCTGGCTCGCGCCGCCCGGCATGACCACCGCGCCGACGTACTCGGCCTGGAAGACGCGGAAGGGGGTGTCCTTGAAGTACTCGGTGCACTCGACGAGCTCGTTGCCCATCCGCAGGTCGGGCTTGTCCGAGCCGTACTTGGCCATCGCCTCGGCGTAGGTCATCCGCGGGATCGGGCGCGGGATCTCGACGTCGATGAGCGCCCACATCTCGGCGAGGACGTCCTCCATCAGCGCGATGACGTCCTCCTGGTCGACGAAGGACATCTCGATGTCGAGCTGGGTGAACTCCGGCTGCCGGTCGGCGCGGAAGTCCTCGTCGCGGTAGCAGCGCGCGATCTGGTAGTAGCGCTCCATGCCGCCGACCATGAGCAGCTGCTTGAACAGCTGGGGGCTCTGCGGCAGGGCGTACCAGCTGCCCGGGTGCAGGCGCGCCGGGACGAGGAAGTCGCGGGCACCCTCGGGGGTGCTGCGGGTCAGCGTGGGGGTCTCGATCTCGACGAAGTCGTGGCGGTCGAGCACGTCGCGCGCGGCCTTGTTGACCTTGCTGCGCAGGCGGATCGCGGCGGCCGGGCCGGAGCGGCGCAGGTCGAGGTAGCGATACTTGAGGCGGACCTCCTCCCCCACCTCCCCACTCGACGACTGAGCGTCGCTGATGGGGAACGGCAGCGGCGCGGCGGTGCTGAGCACCTCGACCTCGGTGGCGACGACCTCGATCTCGCCGGTGGCGAGGTTGGGGTTCTCGTTGCCCTCCTTGCGCGCGGTCACCTCGCCAGTGACCTTGAGGCAGAACTCCGCGCGCAGCTGGTGGGCGACCTCCTCGTCGCGGATGACGACCTGGACGACGCCGCTGGCCTCGCGGAGGTCGATGAAGGCGACGCCCCCGTGATCGCGTCGGTTGGCCACCCACCCGGCGAGGGTGACGGTCTGGCCGACGTGCTCGGCGCGGAGGGCGCCGGCGTCATGGGTGCGGATCACTGCTTCTGCTCCTTGGCTGGTGGGGTGGTCGAGCCGGTGGCGACCACGACCCGGGGTCGGTGGTCGGCGGCGGGTGGGGTCCAGGTGGCCGGATCAGCGGCGACCTGCTCCCCCGTGCGGATGTCCTTGACCTGGTGGCCGTCGTCGCCGGTGAACCATACGTAGGGGATGCCGCGGCGCTCGGCGTAGCGGATCTGCTTGCCGAACTTCTGCGCGGTCGCGGCGACCTCGCAGGGCACGCCGTTCGCGCGCAGCGCGGTGGCGATGGCGTCGGACTCCTCGCGGGTGTCCTCGCCGGTCAGCGCGACGAGCACGACCGAGGGCACCTTGCGGTCCGCGACGAGCGCGCCGCGGTTGAGCAGCGGGACCAGCACGCGGCTCACGCCGAGGGAGATCCCGACGCCGGGGTACGTCGTGCGGCCGTCGCTGGCCAGCGCGTCGTACCGGCCACCGGAGCAGATCGAGCCGAGCGACTCGCTGCCCTCCAGGCGGGTCTCGAAGACCGTGCCGGTGTAGTAGTCCAGCCCGCGCGCGATGGACAGGTCGGCCTCGATGGTGACCTGGTCGCCGGTCAGCGACGCGCAGCCGCGGAGCAGGGCGGCGAGCTCGGTCAGCCCCTCCTCCAGCAGCGGGTCCTCGACGCCGAGCGCCCGGACGCGGTCGACGAAGGAGTCGTCGGTGCTGCGGATGGTCGCCAGCTCCAGGCAGCGGTCGGCCTGCTCGGGCGAGAGGCCGGCCTCCTCGAGGAGCATGCCGCGCACCGTCTCGGCGGGCAGCTTGTCGAGCTTGTCGACCAGCCGCATCACCTCGGCGGGGTCAGGCGCGCCGAGGCCGGCGTAGAAGCCCTGGATCAGCTTGCGGTTGTTGACCTGGAGCCGGAACGGCGGCAGGCCCAGCACCGCGGGGTCGGTCAGCCGCGAGAGCGCGTCGACCATGACCCGGGTGACCTCGATGTCGTGGTGGAACGGCAGCTCGTCCTTGCCGACGATGTCGATGTCGGCCTGGGTGAACTCCCGGTAGCGGCCGTCCTGCGGGCGCTCGCCGCGCCAGGCCTTCTGCACCTGGTAGCGGCGGAAGGGGAACTCCAGCTTGCCGGCGTTCTCCAGCACGAAGCGGGCGAAGGGCACGGTCAGGTCGAAGTGCAGCCCGAGACCGGAGTCGGCGGCGGTGTCGGTCTCCTGGAGCCGCCGCAGGACGTAGACCTCCTTGGAGGTGTCGCCCTTGCGCAGCAGCTGGTCCATCGGCTCGACGGCGCGGGTCTCGATGCCGGCGAAGCCGTGCAGCTCGAAGACGGTGCGCAGCGTGTCGATGACCTGCTGCTCGACGAAGCGCTGCTCGGGCAGCAGCTCGGGGAACCCGCTGAGCGGGGTCGGCTTGGCCATCGGTCACAGACCTCGCGTCACGGGGGTGGTCGGATTCGCCGGACCGGCGGGATCGGTGTCCTGGAGGTCCAGCAGGAACGGGTTGGTCGCACGCTCACGACCGATCGAGGTCTGCTCCCCGTGGCCGGGCAGGACGACGACGTCGTCGCGCAGCGTCAGCACCTTCTCGCGCAGGCTGCGCAGGATCGTCGGGTGGTCGCCGCCGGGCAGGTCGGTGCGGCCGATGGAGCCGGCGAAGAGCAGGTCACCGGAGAACATGACCTCGCTGACGTCCTGCTGCTCGTACGGCGACCGGAAGGTGACCGAGCCCCGCGTGTGGCCCGGGGTGTGGTCGACGGTGAACCGCAGCCCGGCCAGCTCCAGCTCCTGGCTGTCGGCCAGCTCGCGGACGTCGTCGGGCTCGGCCCAGCTGTACTTCCCGCCGAGGAGCATCTGCGTGGTCTCACGCGACATGCCGGCCATCGGGTCGCTCAGCAGGTGGCGGTCCTCGGGGTGGATCCAGGCGGTGGCGTCGTACGTGCCGGCCACGGGCGCGACGCACCACATGTGGTCGACGTGGCCGTGGGTCACCAGGACCGCGACGGGCTTGAGCCGGTGCTCGCGGACGACCTGGGCGACCCCGTCGGCGGCGTCCTTGCCGGGGTCGATGACGACGCACTCGGCGCCCGGACCGGTGGCGGCGACGTAGCAGTTCGTCCCCCAGGGCCCAGCGGGGAATCCGGCGATCAGCACCCGGTCAGGCTACCCGCGGGTCGGCGTCGCGTTTCCATCGGGATTCGGGTCCGTCCTGCGCGACGCGCGCGGGGAGGCGCCGTACCTGACTAGGATTGCCGCCTGCGTGAGCGAGCCGCCCGCGACCATCGATGCGAGGGACCAGCAGTGACGAGCCATGAGTGGGGCCGTGTCGACGACGACGGCACCGTCTACGTCCGGACCGCAGACGGGGAGCGCCCCGTCGGTCAGTACCCCGAGGGGACCCCCGAGGAGGCGCTGTCCTTCTTCACCGAGCGGTACGCCGCGCTCGCCTTCGAGGTCGAGCTGCTCGAGCAGCGGGTGCGCTCCGGCGTGCTCTCCCCCGAGGAGGCCGCCGAGTCGGTGAAGACCGTCCGCGCCCAGGTGACCGACGCCAACGCCGTCGGCGACCTCGCGGCGCTCGGCGCCCGTCTCGACGCGCTGGGCCCGGTGATCGCGACCCAGCGCGAAGCGCGCCGCGCCGAGAAGGCCGTGAAGTCGGCCGAGGCGAAGGCCGCGAAGGAGAAGCTGGTCGGCGAGGCCGAGAAGCTGGCCCAGGGCTCGGACTGGCGCCACGGCGCCAACCGGCTGCGGGACCTGCTGGAGGAGTGGAAGGCGCTGCCACGCATCGACCGCGCCTCCGACGACGCGCTGTGGCGACGGTTCTCCTCGGCGCGCACGGCGTACACCCGGCGCCGCAAGGCGCACTTCGCGGAGCAGAACGAGAAGCGCGACGCCGCTCGGGTCGTCAAGGAGCGCCTGGTCGTGGAGGCGGAGAAGATCGCCGGCTCGACCGAGTGGGGCCCCACCGCGGGCCGCTACCGCGACCTGATGCGCGACTGGAAGGCCGCCGGGCCCGCACCCAAGGACGTCGACGACGCCCTCTGGAAGCGGTTCCGCGCCGCGCAGGACACCTTCTTCGGGGCCCGGGACGCCGCGGCCGCCGAGCAGGACCAGGAGTTCGCCGCGAACGCCGAGGTCAAGGAGCAGCTGCTCGTCGAGGCCGAGGCGCTGCTGCCGGTCGAGGACGTGGAGGCCGCCAAGCGCGCCTTCCGCGACCTCGCCGAGCGCTGGGACGCCGCCGGCAAGGTCCCGCGCGACCGGATGAAGGAGCTCGAGGGCCGCATCCGCAAGGTCGAGCAGGCCATCCGCGCCGTCGAGGACGAGCAGTGGAAGCGCTCGGACCCCGAGAAGTCCGCCCGCGCCGGTGACCTGGTCCAGAAGCTCGAGACCGCCATCGCCACCGTCCAGGCCGAGCTCGACCAGGCCCGCACCGCCGGCAACGAGAAGAAGGTCCGGGAGCTGGAGGAGAACCTCGCCTCGCGCCAGGCGTTCCTCGAGATGGCCCGGAAGGCCTCCGCGGACTTCTCCGGTTGAGGACGGCCGGGCGAGGGACGAGCCCGGCCGTCCTCGAGGAGGAGGTCGAGCAAGCCCCGCGACCGGGCTTGCGAGGTCGCGACGGGCGTGTCGAGACCCGGTGAGACGAGGCAGGGCGGCGACCGTCGTGGTCGCCGCCCTGCGTCACTTCCGGGGTTTCGACACGCTCGCTGGCGCTCGCTGCTCAACCAGCGGCGGACGCTGGCGCTCGCTGCTCAACCAGCGGTGGACGCTGGCGCTCGCTGCTCAACCAGCGGTGGCGCTGGCGCTCGGTGGTGGTCAGGAGGTGACGCGGTAGGCGTCGAAGACGCCGGGGACCCCGCGGACCGCATTGAGGACCTGGTCGAGGTGCTTGGCCTCGGCCATCTCGAAGGTGAACCGGCTCTTCGCGACGCGATCGCGGGTGGTGGAGAGGTTCGCGCTGAGGATGTTCACGTGCTCATCGGAGAGCGCCATGGTGATGTCGGAGAGCAGGCGGGCCCGGTCGAGCGCCTCGACCTGGATGTTGACCAGGAACGTCGAGGTTCCGGTGGGGGCCCACTCGACGTCGAGCAGCTTCTCGGGCTGGGACTTCAGCGCGGCGGCGTTCGTGCAGTCGTGGCGGTGGACCGAGACTCCCCCGCCCTTGGTGACGAAGCCGAGGATGTCGTCGGGCGGCACGGGCGTGCAGCACTTGGCGAGCTTGACCCAGACGTCGGGCGCGCCCTTGACGATGACGCCGGAGTCGCCGCCTCCGGGCGAGACCTTCGACCGGCCGCGCCGGCCGGTGATCGTGACCGCCTCGGCGAGGTCCTCCTGCGCGGCGTCCTGCCCGCCGTGCTCCTCGATGACCCGCCGGACGACCGCCTGCGCGGACAGGTTGCCCTCGCCGACGGCGGCGTAGAGCGCGGAGACGTCGGCGATGGAGAAGTGCCGGGCGGCGAGGGTCAGCGACTCGTGGGACATCAGCCGCTTGAGGGGCAGCCCCTCCTTGCGCATGAGCTTGGCGATCTGCTCCTTGCCCTGCTCGATGGCCTCCTCGCGGCGCTCCTTGGAGAACCACTGGCGGATCTTGGAGCGGGCCCGCGGCGACTTCACGAAGGTCAGCCAGTCGCGCGAGGGGCCGGCGTTCTCGGACTTGGAGGTGAAGACCTCGACCACGTCGCCGTTCTCGAGCGTGGACTCCAGCGGCACGAGCCGCCCGTTGACGCGCGCGCCGATCGTGTGGTGCCCGACCTCGGTGTGCACGGCGTAGGCGAAGTCGACCGGGGTCGAGCCCGCCGGGAGCGCGATGACGTCGCCGCGCGGGGTGAAGACGTAGGTCTCGGCCCGGTTGATCTCGAAGCGGAGGGACTCCAGGAACTCCCCCGGGTCCTCGACCTCGCTCTGCCAGTCCAGCAGCTGCCGGACCCAGGTCATGTCGTCGCCGTCGGCCTGCCGGTCGGTGTCGAGGCCGGCCCGGCCGTCCTCCTTGTACTTCCAGTGCGCAGCGACGCCGTACTCGGCGCGGCGGTGCATCGCGAAGGTCCGGATCTGCACCTCGACCGGCTTGCCCGAAGGGCCGATCACCGTCGTGTGCAGCGACTGGTACATGTTGAACTTCGGCATCGCGACGTAGTCCTTGAACCGGCCCAGGACAGGGTTCCAGCGCGAGTGCAGGACGCCGAGGACGGAGTAGCAGTCGCGGTCCTCCTCGACGAGGATGCGGATGCCGACCAGGTCGTAGATGTCGGAGAACTCCCGGCCGCCGACGATCATCTTCTGGTAGATCGAGTAGTAGTGCTTCGGCCGACCCGTGACGGTGGCCTTGACCTTCGCCTCGCGCAGGTCGTTCTCGACCTGGCTGATCACCTCGGCGAGGAACTGGTCGCGCGAGGGCGCCCGCTCCGCGACCATCCGCACGATCTCGTCATAGATCTTCGGGTGGAGCGTGGCGAACGCGAGGTCCTCCAGCTCCCACTTGAGGGTGTTCATGCCCAGGCGGTGGGCCAGCGGGGCGTAGATGTCGAGGGTCTCGCGGGCCTTGCGCTCCTGGGTCTCCTGCTTGACGTAGCGCAGGGTCCGCATGTTGTGGAGGCGGTCGGCGAGCTTGATCACGAGGACGCGGATGTCGCGCGACATCGCCACGATCATCTTGCGGATCGTCTCGGCCTCGGCGGTGTCGCCGTAGACCACCTTGTCGAGCTTGGTGACGCCGTCGACGAGCTGGGCCACCTCGTCGCCGAAGTCCGCGCGCAGCGCCTCGAGGGTGTACGGCGTGTCCTCGACCGTGTCGTGCAGGAGCGCGGCGACCAGCGTCGGCTCGGTCATCCCGATGCCGGCGAGGATGGTGGTGACCGCGAGCGGGTGGGTGATGTAGGGGTCGCCGCTCTTGCGCATCTGCGTGCCGTGCATCTTCGCGGCCACGTCGTAGGCGCGCTCGAGGAGGGCGAGGTCGGCCTTCGGGTGGTTCGCACGCACGGCGCGGAACAGCGGCTCGAGGACCGGGTTGGTCGGCTGGCTGCGGGTGCCCATCCGCGCGAGGCGGGCCCGCATCCCGCGGGTGCTGGGCGTCGAGGAGGACGACCCGGCGCCGTCGTGGGGGGCCGGCCGCGGCACCCGCGGCTTGGCGGGCGGGCGCCCGCCGCTCGGGGCGGGGGCGCGGTCCTCGGTCACGTACGCAGTCTAGGCCGTCGCGGCACGGTCAGATGACGGCGAGGCTGTGGACCGGCAGGTCGCCCACGACCGCGCGCCCGTCCAGGAAGCCGAGCTCCATGAGGACGGCGACGGCCACGGGCGTGCCCCCGCAGGCGGCGACCAGCTCGCCCGCGGCCTTGACCGTGCCGCCGGTGGCGAGCACGTCGTCGACCAGCAGCACCCGCTCGCCGGGGGCGATCGCGTCGCGGTGCAGCTCGAGGGTGGCCTCGCCGTACTCCAGGGCGTAGGAGACCGCGTGGGCCTCGCGGGGGAGCTTGCCGGCCTTGCGCACGGGCACGAAGCCCGCGCCCAGCGCGAGCGCGACGGGGGCGCCGAGGATGAACCCGCGCGCCTCCATGCCGACGACCTTGTCCACGACCGTGGCGCCGTCGGCGTCGCGACCGGCGTCCGCGAGCGCCTGGACCACGGCGGTCAGGCCGTCGTGGTCGGCCAGGAGCGGGGTGATGTCCTTGAACACCACCCCGGGCTCGGGGAAGTCCGGCACGTCGACGACGAGCCGGTCGAGCGCCTCCCGGGCGACCTGCGCCCGGGTGGCGCCCACCGCTGCGCTGCCCGCAGGACCGGTCACCGCCACCTACTTCTTCCCGCGCTTGGACCGGGTGACCCGCGACGGCTGCTGCCGGCCGGCCGCACCGCTGGGGCGGACCTCGCCCTTGGTCTGGGGGACGACGCGGCCGCGGCCGCTCGCCTCCGCCCGAACCGGCGAGGCGCCGCCCACGGGCCGGTCGAGGCCGGGCTCGTCGTCGTCGTCGACGTCGTCTCCGTCGGCGACGAGCTCCGGGTCGGACTCGGGGTCCCAGGCCCGCTGGGCCACGGGCGAGTCGGAGGTGACCGCGGGGACCGAGGCGTAGGGGTCGGCGAGCGCCCGGGCCTTGGCCTTCGCGTGCCGCTCCTGGAGCTTGACCTCGGTCTCGGTGGACTTCAGCTGCACCAGGATGCGCGGGGCGAGCACGACCGAGGAGTACACACCGGCCGCCATGCCGACGAACTGCGAGAGGGCGAGGTCCTGCAGCGAGCTCGCACCGAGCTGCACGGCGCTGACCCAGAGGATCGCGCCGATCGGGATCAGCGCGACGATGCCGGTGTTGATCGAGCGCACCAGGGTCTGGTTGACCGCGAGGTTCGTCGCGTCGGCGTAGGACTGGCCCGGCCGCCGGTACTCGTGGGTGTTCTCGCGGACCTTGTCGAAGACCACGACGGTGTCGTAGAGCGAGAAGCCCAAGATCGCCAGCAGACCGGTGACCGCCGAGGGGGTGACCGGGAAGCCGGAGAGCGCGTAGATCCCGACGGTGATCGCGATGTCGTGGAACAGCGCCACGAGCGCGGCCACCGACATCTTCCACTCGCGGAAGTAGAGCCAGATGAAGATCATGACCAGGCCGAGGAACACCGCGACGCCGATGAGGGCGCGCTCGGCGACCTGCTGACCCCAGCTGGCGCCGATCTCGTCCTGGGAGATGTCCTGGAGCGGGTCGTCGACCTCCACCGTCTCGGTGATGGCCTCGACGATGCGGTCGCTCTCCTCCTGGGAGAGGTCCTCGGTCTGGATGAGCAGCGAATCGCCGGCCGTGGTCACGACCGGGGACTCGGCCCCGTCGACGCCGGCGTCCGCGACGGCCGCGCGCAGCGCGTCGGCGTTGTCCTGGGTCGCGGCCGAGGCGCCGACCGCCACGCGGTACTGCGTGCCGCCGGTGAACTCGATGCCGAAGTTGAGGCCCTTGATGACCACGACCCCGATCGCGAGGCCCACCAGCACCAGCGACACGGCGTACCAGAGCGGCCGTCGGCCGACGAAGTCGATCGACCTACGCCCGGTGTAGAGCTCGTTGCCGAGCCGGGAGAACTTGCCCATCAGGCCTTACCTCCAGCGGGGACCCGGTCGATGCCGAGCGTCTCGGGGCTGAGGCCGGAGAGGCGGCCGCCGCCGTTGAAGAACCGGAACCGCGCGAGGTAGGACACCGCCGGCTTGGTGAACCAGAACAGCACCGCCAGGTCGATGAGCGTCGACAGGCCGAGGGCGAAGCCGAAGCCCTTCACCGCGCCGGTGGCGAAGAAGTAGAGCACGGCCGCCGAGAGCAGCGAGACGGTGTTCGCCGCGAGCCGGGTGACCTTGGCCCGCTTCCAGCCGGTCTCGACCGCGACCCGCATCGACTTGCCCTCCCGCATCTCGTCGCGGATGCGCTCGAAGAAGAGGATGAAGGAGTCGGCGGTGACACCGACGGCGATGATCAGTCCGGCGATGCCGGGCAGGGTCAGCGTGAAGCCGGCCGTCTCGCTCAGCAGCAGCACCAACGCGTAGGTGATGGCCGCGGCGACCGCCAGCGAGCCGAGCACGACGATGCCCAGGCCGCGGTAGTAGATCAGGCAGTAGAGCATCACCAGGCCGAGACCGAGCGCGCCGGCCCACAGACCCGCGGAGAGCTGGTCACCGGCGAGCGAGGGGCCGATCGTCTCGGAGGAGACGTCGTCCTGGAACGCGATCGGCAGGGCGCCGAACTTCAGGCTGGTCGCCAGGCTCTGAGCGCTGGACTCGGTGAAGCTGCCCTCGATCTGGGCCTTGCCGTTGGTGATCAGGCCGTTCATCGTCGGCGCGGAGAGCACCTGGCCGTCGAGCACGACGGCGAACTGCTTGCCGTTGCCGACCAGCTTGCGGGAGATGTCGGCGAAGGCCTCGGTGCCGGAGCCGTTGAACTCCAGGGCGACGACCCACTGGACCTGGCCCTGGGGGATCTGCGCCGAGGCGTCGGTCAGCTGGGTGCCCTCGATCGCCGACGGCGAGAGGAGGTACTTCACGACCTGGCCGCGCTCACCGGTGTCGCAGGTGACGAGCGGCTTGTCGGGGTCGTCGACGACGTTCGGCGCGGAGCCGTCCGCCGGGCAGGTGAAGTCGTTGAAGGCCTTGATCGCGGCCTGGTTGGGCGC is a window encoding:
- the secD gene encoding protein translocase subunit SecD — translated: MARKPRPGRTLVVFFLGTALLYGLVALGGSWKPELGLDLQGGTRITLVATDSDPADDSMEQARQIIDDRVNGSGVAEADVVTEGSNIIVVEIPGSSRRDLLETVKRQAQLRFRLVACSDFDPGPCAGGGAGPVIDPNVGGGLPDGSSVQIDPNNGNGQGNGDGQGKGNGKGNGQGNGDGAQQGSNNRPPVGFAKSLPSADSSSSPSAEPSEQPSGQPSEGAGDGAGNGDGAGNGNAPIPAPEGGKNADDPLAWTDAPNQAAIKAFNDFTCPADGSAPNVVDDPDKPLVTCDTGERGQVVKYLLSPSAIEGTQLTDASAQIPQGQVQWVVALEFNGSGTEAFADISRKLVGNGKQFAVVLDGQVLSAPTMNGLITNGKAQIEGSFTESSAQSLATSLKFGALPIAFQDDVSSETIGPSLAGDQLSAGLWAGALGLGLVMLYCLIYYRGLGIVVLGSLAVAAAITYALVLLLSETAGFTLTLPGIAGLIIAVGVTADSFILFFERIRDEMREGKSMRVAVETGWKRAKVTRLAANTVSLLSAAVLYFFATGAVKGFGFALGLSTLIDLAVLFWFTKPAVSYLARFRFFNGGGRLSGLSPETLGIDRVPAGGKA